In Brassica napus cultivar Da-Ae chromosome A3, Da-Ae, whole genome shotgun sequence, the sequence tataatttatttctaatgtgttccgtctgtgtgaaatcgagtctgtcattacttgtttagtttttaggttctttgcttaaaccggaactagggtTGTTAGATGGTTCAACAGTGCTTGTTCATttataattgataatatatatgtatatagtatATTGAGGTGATTTGGTTGATAGCCGACTATGGATATTTCGGCTGGAGACAGTACATTGGGTGTGGTGTTTGCTGCGGCACAGCGTAGTCGACCTGTTGTGCCAAGGCGTGgaggtcgataaatcgtctacgggcgtgtgttaccgagcacatATTCGGTggtgttttggcctgttagtgggcagcgagtgtgcacctcactaggaccattgtttgatctctgggtactttaggtaccgtgtttgcaacgtgttaggattaaattatatttattcggagtgctctgtccgggtccatggacttcgggtttAGTATCCCCATACCTCATTGAGTGACTTacctgttactcacccctctctCTTCCCCATTTCAGGTGAGACTGACGAGTATATGATATTTGGATGGATTGGTGCTACTGGAATTTTTATTCGGATTTTTATTTGGGCTTAGGGTGAGTGGAGTTGTGTATATGGGCCATTTTTATTATGAGATATTGTTGGTGGCACGCTGTTCTCCAGATAGGAGGTAACGGGTGTCACAATCTTGTGCTTTATTCTCAAGTCTTGTGTATATCATAACTCAGCCAAGAAAGTGTTATCCACCAAATTGCTCATAATCAACATGCTCTGCCTTTTACTTTGGATACAAATTCTGTaagatttgctttttttttttccttaatttttCATCTTGAattgagtattttttttgtttcttcctttCCACAGTTGGCGAGTATCTCAGACCTTACGATCACCAATACCTTTATGAATGTATTGAggtaaaatcaagttttcttaTCACATTTGCAacttaaaaattagttttaagcTGTTGGATTCATTCTCCAGGAGGCGGATTCTGATGTGCAAACTTACTTGGAACGGATAAATATTGCTGAGCGTTCGCTTGATGCTGTCTTGAACCTAGAAGACAAGTGCTTTGGGCCCAAGCACTGACGAGGACTACTTTCTAAGATTTCACTATCCTGACCATGATTGTGTTATTTAGAATACActaatctatgttttaaatttcaTGATACACTAATGTGTTGCTCGAATGTTTCTGTCGATATTTGTCTGTCTGTCTGTCTGAATTAACAACAGTTTTTCATCGTTTTTGTGTTGAATGCTTTCAACAAACACGCTTGAGCATTTGCATCCAGAACTTTCTTCTTTTCTAGATTATCTCGGTCTTAGTCTCTAatgaatctaatttttttgttagtttgctGATTAAActgatagaaagtataacacCTATTTATGTGACAATGTAAATCGTTGATTTGACAagtgttaaaaagaaaaagaaaaaaaaagctttagCTGAAATAGTGAGGAGATATATAAAGTTTTGGGACCATGATTTTTCTAACTCTGTAAGATCTCATTAACTATCCAGAAACTATTGAACTGCATCATTGGAATAGTAATATGTTCAAGTCAGAGAGTTGGATTCATGTCCATTACATCTTCTAAAAAGCTTGCTACAATTTGCCATGATTCAGGTCCATGTATCATCAGCTCCTCACAATGGGAATCGCATGCCGCATAGTAACTATATTTGTAGGGACTCAGAGGTGTTGTTGTGGGAGAGGCTTGCCTTCCAAAGCTCTTCTTTCTTAACCCAAGGAGAAACCTCGGTGTTGCAGAGCTCCCTTAGGAGAACCAAAACTCCGTGTCTCTGTCTAGATCTTTTGAGCTAGAGTTCCAGTGGTCAGTGTCTTGAGAAAGTGCTCATGATATTCTCTCCAGGACCACCAGTTCATGGACGATATTCTCGCCTTCCTCTTGGATGCTAGTTCCATTCTCCATAGTCATCCGAGGGACAGAACGTAACCATTCAGTGGTCGCAGTTTCATCTGAATATATTCTGAAGGCCTACAATGACTTACATTAACAAATGAAGAAAAGGGAGCGGGAGACATATGAACAAGTCACTGATTTTaaccaatatttaaaaataagttaGACAAACAATAATCGGATTTTATATTCCCTCATTGCATCCAATTGACTAATACGCATAATCATCTAAACACTGAGACACCGAGCTTGTTTCAAGATGGACCTAATAATCCTTTCATCACCACAACTTAGAAGAGCCAATCCCCACGAATCGTTCACGCCACTCTCTGAACTAGTACTTCCAAAGGGGGTGTTCCTCATCAACAGCTTAGATTTACCTTGACCCATCTTCATCACAAAATCTCAATAAACTCCATCTTAGAAAGGATGAAACCGTCAAGGAGAGGCTGACGTAGAACCTATTAGTGACAAGTCCAAGCAATGCAGGCATATCCGTAAAAGATAAAGTGAGCTCATCTACACCTCATCCTATTGCAACGGCATATACTCCTTCACCTAATTTCATCTCTATATAAAGCATTGTAATGTCAGAAACAATGTAagagaaataaaaacattaccTCTTCACTACTATCGTCGTCTGTGTCGAGTAGAGACTTGCGATCGTGGTAGTGAGATTCATCCTGCAATGATTCTAGCGAGCAAGAGCTCCTCAGCCATGACATGACCACTGTACAAAGAGACAGAGAtgttagaaaacatattttggtGTTCCCGCGCTCTTATCAAAAACCAAAGTGGcaaaattaaaaaggaaagcAGCCCTTGTTGTGTCAGCGATCGGGTTGAAAATATATTCTCGTGTGTCGCGTCCAGCGTACACCCTCTCTACGGTTGGTATTTTACTCAAAACAAACGCACGAACCTTAACTCTCAGTCTATGAATTGCATTTTCAGTTTAAGTTTATAGGCCGGGCCTCTGGCTCTGGCCCAGGGCTAGTAATCATTAGCACTGTAGACTGAGGAGACAttaggaaaaaatataaatttgttatatcAGGGTTGATCTAACCAAACGATTACACTGACTCAagtggtttttttttaattggtttaatAGTCGATTTATGCAATGCAGGATGCATGTCTGAGTAAATTTTATTAGGGAGAGTGGGactgtaaataaaaattataaatacgcAAATGTGACTTCATTCGCTGTAAAATTTATAACCCGTAACATGAAAACGTGAATTTAGTGTTGCTCATTAAACAGAGGACACAGGTCATCACAAACAACTAAGGTTTCATTATATCAGCTTCATCTACAatttcaacaaaaagaaaaaaaaaaaaaaaaaaaaggctaagAGCTCCGTGGCTTGGCTCAATGTTTTCCTCTGCTAAATGCTTCACTTTCACTGCCTAAAAGGAGTATAAAATTTAGAAAGCTTGAACAAATCAACAACGGATATTAAAACAGCACTCCTAAAGTATGACATGCATAAAAGCGCCCAAAGCAACTTCAGTCAGCACGTAGTCTCAGAATCTCTTTAGCCGTTCTTAGACGGAAGTATGGCATGTGTTCCTGCACCAAAGTAATACACTTCTATAATCAAATCCTGGATATAAAATGCTGAAAGATAACCAGTTAACTCTTTAGCTACAATTTTCTTGAAGCATTGAGAAATCTGGATTCAGATTAGATTACCTGGCTGAAATATAGACCCAACCCTCTACTGAAAAAGTCGATGTACTTCAGCATAAACATTCCACAGTCATACCTGAAGAATATATAAattgcaaaataatttttttaaaagataaaaagggATAGAGCTACAACAGAAAGCTAATAGCATTAAACACATAGGCCGTTTGACAAGTTCCAGCCATTCAGAAGTTTGGGGATTAAACTCCCAGAAGGGGCTAGTCTTAGAATATGCCTGTGATTTCGACACCACAACTTCAAGATAatgatatatgaaaattaaaagtTTTCCCAATGAACAGCTATGCTTGTTGATGCCATAACTAGTTCCTATACAAATAATCATCAACATAACAAGTTCAAGGATAGTTACATACCCATTTTGTTGTTGGGGAAGGTCTTCAACAAATTCCATATCCCACGAACTAACATCAATGTCTTTTCCGCTTTTTTCCTTAGCTTCGTCGCCCAAATATTTTGCCTGAAACACACATATCAGTTGCAGCATTGGCTATAGGACTATTTTGGTCAGAAAATTTTCACAGTAGTGTTGATCTAAGAAAGAAATAACAGTTCTTGGTAAAAGATATCATCCACTTTGACAGACATTCACTTACTTTTATGAGTGAGATCAACTAAGCTGTATAGAGAATGAGAGTTGGAAACTAAATTATACCAGAGCATTCAAAATCTTGGAATCAACTCCATTTAGTGAATCGAGATACAAGAACTTGCGATCCCTGATGTTAATAACTGCCAAGGTCCAATGCACACCCCTGTGGATGGGAACAAATATCTGTAAAAGGGCAAAGAATGGTTTTAGGATATATAAATCGGTCATCATTTGTAGGATCAACAAAGAGAATCTTAAAGTTAAGTTTTTCAATAACATTACCATGTCACAGTCAATAAGAGCATATCCCAACTTTCTCTGCGTAGTCCATCTCCTAACAGCTTTATAATTATAACCAGAGTCGCTTACCAGCTGAAAGACAGCAATTAGAGAAAGAACAACATGAGTCCAAGAGGATTCATCAACATATAAAAGGGCCAGGAACTAATGTTCATGGGTCACAGAATCCAGAGATAAATGACTACTACAGGGTAGAAACGAGGCAAAGTATATTGATGGTCTTAGCAAAAATCACTATCTTAAAACATACTGCTCATATTATTTCTGGAAGCAAGTAGCGGCTGAACAAACGAACTGACACGAGGGGGGAAAAGATCCACAGTGTTGTTAAGGATCACGCGAGCacatgaaagaaaacaaaccttTTTGTAGAAAAAGGTATTGAAGAAATGACACTTCAAATACTTTTTGGGCTCTCTAGTTTCTCGTTCTTTGAGTAGTTCGAGATAGACATTGATAACCTACAAAACAGAAGAGGAAAACAGCAGTGTCATTCACGAGCTATAAACCATGTAGAACTCTAATCAGGAAACAGTAAGTTACCTCATCGTTTAACCATGCAGATGGTGTAAGACATTGTAGAACTTCTCCAGTAATATCAATGTTTGAATTCGCATGAGTAACCAAGACTTTCCTTCTGAAAAGAGGGACGGGACGCATATAGATTGGGTTAGATACAacataaaacacacaaacatgCTATAAAAACCTCTTTACAAGACAACCATACCTATTTTTCCCAGTAAAGGCATTGTAGACttcagcctcctcctcctctgtgAGAGGTATAAACGGTTCATCAGGTACCTTCTTTACATCAAAACACACAACAACAGAAATGTTAACAACATTAAACCCCATTTGATAGAGAATCAATCCAAATCGAGTAAGGGCGGGCATTAAATAGAGTAAGATCACCACCTTGAGAGGCTTGTCCACAGGCTTAGGACGAGACTGACGAAGCTGCGACAACCTCTTCTCATTGAACAAAATCTCAAACCCCAAAGCTTCCAACTTTGAGTTCCTCCTCTCTGCGCTCTGCAAAAGCTTCTTATAGGCTTCAAGACTCGAAGCAGCCTCTTGTCTAACTAACGACATTGAATCAAGCATCGAACTTGAAGGAGGCTCAACAACTTCAACGCTTGAATCTTCACAAACTGCTTCCTTTCCAATCTCAATCTCAATCTCAATCTcaggctcttcttcttcttcatcgccCAAATCGATAACATCTTTATCTTTCGTAAAGAACCTCAACGCATCGAAAGCTCTCCTCTTGAAGGAGTAATcgttgggcttgggcttgggtaaAGCGTATCTGAGGCTGGCTCTGCTGGGGGCGTGAATCTCTCGTCGGAGAGGAGCTTTTGCATCGGGATACCTCGAGATCCTCGAGATTGTGGAAGAAGACGGCTTGTTGGAGTCTGGAGAGACGATTCCGAAGGAGAATCTGCGTTTCTTCTTCGAAGCTTGGGATGGGGATTGTTGATTGAAGTTCAAAGAATCCTCCGTGCGCTTGCGATTGATGGCGACGGCACCCATTAGAGGGAGGGAGGAAGGAAGGAAACTGGGTCAACCACTAAACCCTAGAGATTGGGAAAGGAGAAGCATAGAATGAAATTAGGGTTCTGCAAAATGAGGGTAGAGGattctctttcctttttttttttttttttagatattcTTCTCAAGTTTAATggttctatatatttatttttgggttAATTTGTTGAATAACTATATTGGAAGAAATATTAGTTTTGTAGtaagagagtagagagagatagaaagaaaaagaaggagaGAGGGAAGGAAATGGTTAGTTagtgaaatataatttttttgttggttattgGTTCAAATTTccctttattatttttactgtaTTTTATTGAATCATCTTtgaatagaaaattttattcGATTTGTgttcatttttttgttaatttttttattttgagttttttttttcaatatgaaTCTTGGATATCTGTTTCAAAATCAGATTGTActggatgttttttttttatctgaacAATGTAAGAATGAGAGGCAACCAAGAGCTTTTAATGTGATTCAATTGAAGTGTTTGTGATGATAATTTAGATGGTATTTTCCCATTCAACATTACCGGCTGGCGTATGATTGATGAGACAACAAGTTGTAAGTCAAAAACTTGAATGAAAGATGTGATTGAAACCGTAGTATGTAGACTATAGTCATTGGTGTGACGATTTTATGTTGTACCTTTCCTTTATGATGTGGAGTACCAACACAAGATGTCTCATAGACGATACCTCTTTTTTTATTGGAATACTCGGTTAAGGAGATGTTTTGGAGTCATTATCGAATTGTTCTCACTTTTGATATGGAATGTTCGACTAAGCAACAAAGTTCTGTTAATGTGTACGTTTATAAGGTAAGATATAGATCCACATTGTTctaaaatactaattcataCTATGATCCTCAAATAAAGGTACAATCTCCATATATCCCAATGAACTAACTCAAACTAGGCTAGGCCTGGACATAAAATCCGGAATCCAGAATCCGaaatcgaaccgaacccgaaccaaaaaacCTAACCCGTTATCCGACCCGAAATGTAAAAATACTCGAACGGGTCTTGTAGGATGGTACAGAAAATATCCAaatccgaagtgttattaactgAACCCAAACGGGTAAcccaaaaaatccgaaattaatagttaatataaatatttttaaatatatataagtatttcaattattaaattcaatatttgtggtaatatgatatataataataaatattaaaattttaataaataatttaagtgcacaattagttataaataagtattttatagtttgctcattgaaataaaaaaagtctactctctataagacaatacatattgtttacaaataatgtttgttttcatgttcgatttaatattttattgttattttatctattttatttgtgatagattaatttttatttactttagaTGTTTTTCTTATGGTTCAATTCAATTCAAGGGAATGAGAAAGACAATTCTTTATGGTTtccataaaaatacaatattcaTAAGGAATTAATTTTCCTTTATAtttcttatcatttttttttgtagagaataacaaatcaaaactaTTTCTCATTATTTTTAAGGAGGAATAATCATTCCCACtcattcttttaattttattcctcttcgttctttttttatttgttcataGTGTTCCTCAAATGGTTACCAGTCACACTCTTTATgttttgattcaaattttttgttcttttacttCGGTTAtaaccgaaccgatataaccagaatccgtacgatatatgattactttatggatTTTAAgatgcaatacaattttgaaccgaacccgaagtgttattctCCGAACCCGACCCATACTAATCAAATTTTAGTATGGGACCTAGGAGCataaacccgaaaatccgaaaatccgaaaactCTGATCCGAACGCCAACGGATACTCGAACGCCTAGAACTAACTCAAACTATGATTTTTACTATTCAATGCAAAGAatctcttgtttgtttgtttgacaCGACTAAAACAAAAGTACCACTACTTAAATTAGATAAATGTAAAATCTCCAAAGTTTATGAAAAAGAATGTTCCAATCCAAACCATTATGCAAACTCCAATGATGATGAGTCCAAGCTTTTGCATTGCGGTTTCAACCTCTATGCCCTAAAA encodes:
- the LOC106419024 gene encoding ubiquitin-like-specific protease ESD4 isoform X1, translated to MGAVAINRKRTEDSLNFNQQSPSQASKKKRRFSFGIVSPDSNKPSSSTISRISRYPDAKAPLRREIHAPSRASLRYALPKPKPNDYSFKRRAFDALRFFTKDKDVIDLGDEEEEEPEIEIEIEIGKEAVCEDSSVEVVEPPSSSMLDSMSLVRQEAASSLEAYKKLLQSAERRNSKLEALGFEILFNEKRLSQLRQSRPKPVDKPLKKVPDEPFIPLTEEEEAEVYNAFTGKNRRKVLVTHANSNIDITGEVLQCLTPSAWLNDEVINVYLELLKERETREPKKYLKCHFFNTFFYKKLVSDSGYNYKAVRRWTTQRKLGYALIDCDMIFVPIHRGVHWTLAVINIRDRKFLYLDSLNGVDSKILNALAKYLGDEAKEKSGKDIDVSSWDMEFVEDLPQQQNGYDCGMFMLKYIDFFSRGLGLYFSQEHMPYFRLRTAKEILRLRAD
- the LOC106419024 gene encoding ubiquitin-like-specific protease ESD4 isoform X2, producing the protein MGAVAINRKRTEDSLNFNQQSPSQASKKKRRFSFGIVSPDSNKPSSSTISRISRYPDAKAPLRREIHAPSRASLRYALPKPKPNDYSFKRRAFDALRFFTKDKDVIDLGDEEEEEPEIEIEIEIGKEAVCEDSSVEVVEPPSSSMLDSMSLVRQEAASSLEAYKKLLQSAERRNSKLEALGFEILFNEKRLSQLRQSRPKPVDKPLKVPDEPFIPLTEEEEAEVYNAFTGKNRRKVLVTHANSNIDITGEVLQCLTPSAWLNDEVINVYLELLKERETREPKKYLKCHFFNTFFYKKLVSDSGYNYKAVRRWTTQRKLGYALIDCDMIFVPIHRGVHWTLAVINIRDRKFLYLDSLNGVDSKILNALAKYLGDEAKEKSGKDIDVSSWDMEFVEDLPQQQNGYDCGMFMLKYIDFFSRGLGLYFSQEHMPYFRLRTAKEILRLRAD